CCGGGGGCGGGGCGTCTTCGCCCCCTGCCCGCTCCTCACCGCCGAACGATTTTATGGCCGGCGCCTCTCACCGGGCGCCGGCCTTTTTTTATTGGCCGATGCCCCCTCGCATCCAAGTCGGGCCGAACAGACGACGCACCATCGGGGCCGGCCCCGCAGATCGATGTGTCGCCCTTCGCGTTACAGCAGGATTCTCGCTTGGGCGGTCGCATCGACACAGCGACCTCGTAACGGAACAATTCCGGATTTCGCTGGATATAAGGCAACGTCCGCTGCTCGTTTACGAACTGTATCGAAACGCGGCATCCAAACAAACCGATGCCCGAAGCCTCACCTCTCCCCGTTGCCTTGATCCGCCATCGCTGAATGAAGCTGTTCTTGTTTCAGGTTATGGGCTTCGGCGAGACTGGGAAGTCTCTGTATAAGGCCCGAGAACGCGGCCTCGCGGGAGCAGACCGGAGAATCGCATCTTGCTTGAGAATCAAAGTCTGTGAGATCGTTGTTTCGAGCCGGACGTCCCTGGTCGATGAGCGTTGAGAGCGATTGACAGATGTCAACGCGGCTTGGAAACCGAGAAACCATATTAAGACAATGCGTTGCGCGGCATCAGGGGTGTGGCAAGCTCACGGCCCGTCGGCAACACCCCCTTCATCTCTTACCAAAATATGAACCCCGTTTGACTCTCGGGTCCACTGGCCGCATCCTCGTTAACGGTTTGGGCCGTTACATGAGCAGAGTGCCGTTACTGATGGATAGGAGCGCAAGCCTCGGGATTGACCCGGATGCTTATGAACGGGCGGAGCCGGATGCTCAATCCGGTCGCCGGTCCGGCCGTGCCGCGTCGCGGAACGGAGATGATCAGCCGCACCCTGCCCGCTCGCGGGCCGCGCGGATTCCAAAACGAGGCCAAGCGGTGTCCAAGCCGAAATCCAGATCACTTGAGTTCAAGCCTGCCGACGAGCAGATTGCCGCCGACGCGCGCCTCCTGTCCAGCCAACTCCAGGCGATGCGCCAGCGGCTATTCCCGCCGACTTCGTCGAAGACGCTGCGCCCCTTCACCTCTGGCGAAGCGGCGCGACTGATCGGGGTATCGGACAGCTACCTCAGGCAATTGTCGATCTCGGGCGAAGGGCCGCAGCCCGAAGTCGGCCCCTCCGGCCGCCGCTCCTATACGCTCGGCGACATCAACGCCCTGCGCCGGCATCTGGCCTCGCAGCACGAGGCCGGCTCGCCCAAGGCGCGGCAGTATTTGAAATGGCGCCGACCCGAAAGCGACGAGCATCTGCAGATCATCGCCGTCACCAACTTCAAGGGCGGCTCGGGCAAGACCACGACCTCGGCGCATCTTGCGCAGTATCTCGCTCTCCAGGGCTACCGGACGCTGGCGGTCGATCTCGATCCGCAGGCATCCTTTTCCGCGCTCCTGGGCTACCAGCCCGAGCTCGACCTTACCGGCAACGACACGCTCTACGGCGCGATCCGCTACGACGAGGAGCGCGTCTCGCTGGAGAGCATCATCCGGCCGACCTATTTCGACGGGCTCGATCTCGTGCCCGGCAATCTCGAACTGCAGGAGTTCGAGCACGCGACGCCTCGGCAGCTGGCGGAGGCGCAGCGCGAGGGCCGCGCCGGAGAGCGCCTGTTCTTCGCCCGCGTGCAGGACGCTCTGCGCGAGGTTGAATCCAAATACGACATCGTCGTCATCGACTGCCCGCCCCAACTTGGCTTCCTGACCCTGGGTGCGCTTTGCGCAGCGACCTCGGTCCTTGTGACCGTGCATCCCCAGATGCTCGACGTCGCTTCGATGAGCCAGTTCCTGTTCATGACCTCGGACCTGCTTCAGGTCGTGCGAGAGGCCGGCGGCAATCTGAACTTCGACTTCTTGCGCTATCTCGTGACGCGCTATGAGCCGCATGACGGGCCACAGGCGCAGATCGCGGGCTTCCTGCGCGCGCAGTTCGGCAGCCGCGTCCTTACCAACCCCATGCTGAAGTCCACGGCGCTGAGCGACGCAGGCCTCACCAAGCAGACGCTCTACGAGGTGGCACGGGAGAATTTCTCCCGTTCGACCTACGACCGCGCGATGGAGTCGTTGACTGCTGTCAACAGCGAGGTCGAGGCGCTGATCCTGGAAAGCTGGGGGCGGGTGTGATGACGGGCGATTTCCCTCTCGTTCCGGGCATCGTGGATAGTCTTTTCGGAGGCGCGGCATGAGCCGGCGTCGCGACGAGTTGAAGGCGTTGCTCGGTGGCGCGCCGCCGGCGGAGGCGGAGACGCCCGCCGAGGCGGAAGCCGCCTCCGCCGCTCGGCCTCGCGCCCATGCGAGTTCCGGCGCGGTGAAGGCCATGGGCCTGGCGCTCGGAAACCTGCGCGCCGAGGCCGAGGACGCGAGAGCCCTGCGCGAACAAGTGGCTCGCGGTGAGCGCGTCGTGGAGATCGACCCGAACCGGATCGAGCCGGCTTTCGTAGCCGATCGCCTGTCGCAGCCCGATCGCTCCGACGAGGCCTTTGACGCGCTTTGTCGCTCGATCGAGGAAGGCGGACAGGAGGTGCCCGTGCTCCTGCGCCCGCATCCGGACGCGGAGCGGTCGCAGGCGGGCTGGTATCAGACTGCCTACGGCCATCGCCGCGTCGCCGCCGCGCGGGCTCTCGGCATCAAAGTGCGCGCCGTGGTGCGCCCGCTCAGCGATGTCGAGCTGGTGGTGGCGCAGGGCAAGGAAAACTCCGAGCGGCGTGATCTTTCCTTCATCGAGCGCGCGCTGTTTGCCGAGGCGCTCCTGCAACGCGGGTTCGAGCGGGCAACCGTCCAGTCCGCTCTGTCGCTTCACAAGGCGGAAATGACGCGGCTGCTCCAGGTGGCGGAGGCGGTGCCAGATGCGATCGCGCGGGCCATCGGCCCGGCGCCGCGCGCGGGCCGCACGCGCTGGATGCTCCTGGCCGAACAGCTGAGAACGGCCGGTGCACGCGATAAGGCCGAGCGCGAAATCGCGACGGAGCGGTTCGCCAAGGCGACGAGTGATGAGCGCTTCGTTCTTATGCTGGAGCGCCTGACCCGCCGCGCCAAGACGGTCAGCCGAACGGCCGAGGCGCTATCTGAGCCGAGCGGACGCGTCGTGGCGTCTTTTAAGCCAGACGGCAAGCGGTCCGTCATCGAGTTCAAGGGCGAGGGGGCCTTCGCCGCCTTCGTCGCTTCCGAAATTCCCGCGCTCTACGCCGCCTTCAAGGCGCGAGAGGGCGAGGACTGATCGGCGGGACCAACCGCCGGCGAGACAGACGACGCGCAACGAAACCAGGAAAGGACAGAGATCGAGGCGATCAAAAAAAGGCCCCCGAAACGTGATGCTCCGGAAGCCCTTTCAAGATGTAGCAATCTGAAAGAATCATGTCCGGCATGCTCTGTCAAGAGTCGGTCGCGTTCCGGCAACGCCTCTGCTTTGCCTCGAGCCTGAAGCAGAGCCATGTTCGAGATCCAATGGAACTCCCCTTTCGGGGCGCGGCCGATATCGGCTGCCCTGATTCGGCGGGAGGATGGCGTGCGCCGTGCGCAAGCGCGTCTGCGCGCCGAGAAACCGGATGCTGACGAGGACGCGGGCGCCGATGGCCCCGACAAGTGGGTGCTGCTGCGGGCGCTGACAGAGGCGCGTGCGCATTTCCGCTTGTCCGATCGCACTCTGTCCGTCTTGGAAGCGCTCTTGTCCTGCCATGGGCAAAAGCGCATCGATCCTTCGCGCCCGCAGATCGTCTTTCCTTCGAACCGCGAATTGTCGCTGCGCACGCGCGGCATGGCCGACGCGACTCTGCGCCGTCATCTCGCCAGCCTGATCGAGACTGGCCTGCTTCTGAGGCGGGACAGTCCCAACGGCAAGCGCTACCGTCGGCGCGACCTCGAAGAGGGGGACGAGGCGTTCGGGTTCGATCTGTCGCCGTTTGCCCTCTGCGCGACCGAGATCTTCGCACGGGCCGAGGAGGCACGCGCAGAAGCGCGTAAGCTGCGTCGTCTGCGGACCGAGATCGCCATCTGCCGACGAGACATCCGAAAGATCCTGGATGCTGCGTTGATCGAGGAGCGCGCGGGCAATTGGGGCGCGTTGGAGCAGGCTTGGCAAGAGCTTTCCCGGCCGCTGTCGCGGAGTGCCACCGCCAGTGAACTCGAACAGATGTCCGCGCATGCTATCGAACTTCGCGCTAAGAGCGAAACTCTTTATCTTTCAGTGCTTTCTGAACAAGAAATGAGCGGCAATGACGCGCACGGCGAGCGCCACTATCAAGATTCAAATGCAGACTCTCATACTGAAATAGCCCAGGAAGAAAAGAACGAAGAAAAATCCGAGGTCGAGCAACCGATGCGTCACGATGCAGACGCTGCACCAGTGGGGCAGGGGGGCGAGGCGTTGCGCCGGTTGGCGGAGCGAGAGGCGCCTGATGTCGGAACCGTTATGACGATCTGCCCGACATTGGCGGACTACAGCCGCACGCCCATCCGCTCCCGCCGCGACTTCGAGGTGACGGCCGACCTCGTTCGCGGCTTCCTCGGCATTTCGTCGGACGCCTACCGCGCGGCGCAGGCGGCGATGGGGCCCTATGAGGCCGCCATCACCATCGCGGCGCTTCTGGAGCGCGCCGATCGTGTACGCTCGCCCGGCGGCTATCTGCGCGCGTTGACGGCCAAGGCCGGCACCAAGCGGTTCCGCGTCGGCCCGATGCTGGAGGCATTGCGCAACCAGTCTCTGCGGTCGTGACGGGGTATCGAGGGGATGTCGGATCGGGTTGGGGGAGAGCGGTGGACGATCATTGCCGCCGACACGTCTCGATCCAGGACGGGGCAGGGGCTTTATGGCTCGTGTCGCGCGAGGGGACGGGGAATGCGGCGATGCCGTGGAAGGGCGATGCAACTCGAAGAACGCGACGGGATGGAAGGTTTCCTCACCTCGTTAGCCAGGCGGCGTCTTGCCGCCGTTGGCCGCAGCTTGCCGACGCGATTGCATTTGCCTCCCAGGACCGGAGGCTTTACGCAAAGGGAATGGGCGCAGGGAATCTTCCCGGACTTGTCGAACGGACTGCGCACCCGGGAATGGTCTTGCGCATGCATGCTCCTTCATCGCTCCCCTGTCAGGCTTCAAAGCCTTCGCGACCCCTTCAAGCCGTCGCTCGGCCGGATCGGACGCTCCCATGAGCGCTGAGGACAAGCAGGTCATGGCGCGAACCGGCGTTCCCGGCCTCGACGACATCCTCTCCGGCGGCCTGTCCAAAGGGCACGTCTTCCTGCTGGAAGGCAGTCCCGGCACGGGCAAGACGACGATCGCGCTCCGCTTTCTCCTGGCGGGCGGCGAAGACGGGGACAAGGGCCTCTACATCACGCTGTCGGAGACCGAGCGGGAACTGCGCGAGAGCGCGGCTTCGCATGGCTGGACGATCGGTGAGAGCGTCGAGGTCTTCGAACTCGTGCCGCCCGAAGTCGCGCTGGATTCCGATCGCGAGCAGAGCCTGCTTTATTCGTCCGACCTGGAACTGGGAGAGGCGACGCGCACGATCTTCGAGGCCTTCGAGCGCGTGCGGCCCGCCCGCGTCGTGCTGGACAGCCTGTCCGAGATCCGGCTGCTCGCGCAAAGCTCGCTGCGCTACCGCCGGCAGATCCTGTCGCTGAAACATTATTTCGCACAGCAGGGCGCCACCGTGCTGCTGCTGGACGATCTCACGTCCGAGTCCATGGACAAGACCGTCCACAGCGTCGCACATGGCGTCATCAAGCTGGAGGAACTGGCTCCGGCCTATGGCGCCGAGCGGCGCCGGCTGCGCGTCATGAAATATCGCGGCCGCGCTTTTCGCGGCGGTTATCACGACTTCACGATCCGCAATGGCGGCGTGTCGGTCTTTCCACGTCTCGTCGCGGCCGAGCACCGCACGGGCTTTACCCGCACGCGCATGACGAGCGATATCGCCGAGCTCGATGCGCTGCTGGGCGGCGGCATCGAACAAGGGTCGAGCACGCTTATTCTGGGCCCCGCCGGAACCGGAAAGAGCACCTTCACCTTCCAGTTCATCTCGGCCGCGATTGCGCGGGGCGAGAAAGCGGCCATGTTCATCTTCGACGAAGAACTGGGTCTTCTGTTCGACCGCACGAAAGCTATGGGCTTCGATTTCCAGGCCATGCAGAAGGAGGGGCTTCTCCACATCGAGCAGGTGGACGCGGCGGAGCTTTCGCCTGGCGAGTTCGCCCATCGCGTGCGCCAGCGCGTCGACGAAGGCGGTATGAAGACCGTTCTCATCGACAGCCTCAACGGCTATCAGGCTTCGATGCCGGAGGAGAATGCCCTCGTCCTGCACATTCACGAGCTTCTGCAATATCTCAATCGGCGGGGTGCGACGACCTTCCTGACCGTCGCCCAGCACGGGTTGGTCGGCGACATGAAGGCGCCGGTGGACATCACTTATCTCGCCGACACGGTGATCCTGCTGCGCTATTTCGAGGCACTGGGCACCGTTCGCCGGGCCGTTTCCGTCATCAAGAAGCGCGCCGGCTTCCACGAGGACACGATCCGAGAATACCGGATCGCCGAGAACGGGCTGACGCTGGGCCAGCCAATCAGGGGGTTCCAGGGCGTGCTGCGCGGCGTTCCCACGCTGATCGAGCAGGCAAACGCCGGCGTGGCCAACACGACCACCGACTGAGAAGCCTGACGTGCGCGAAACGAATGTCCTGGTCCTGGCGCCGCGCGGGCGCGACGCAGAAGTGGCGGCAGCTCTCCTGTCGGAATGCGGACTCGCGCCGCTGGTCTGCCCGGATTTCGAAACGCTGACTCGGCGGATCGACGATGACGCCTGTTTTGCGGTCGTGACGGAAGAAGCTTTGCGCCTGTCCGATCTCAGCGACTTGACCGAGCGGTTGAGCGCCCAGGCCCCCTGGTCGGACTTTCAGTTCATCGTGCTGACCCAGCGAGGCGGCGGGCCGGAGCGCAACCCCGCTGCCGCGCGATTGTCCGAACGTCTAAGAAACGTATCCTTCCTCGAGCGACCGTTCCATCCGACCTCCTTCGTCAGCCTCGCCACGACGGCCGCGCGCGGGCGCCATCGCCAGTTCGAGGCACGGGCGCGCATGGAGGAGCTGCACGAGGGCGAGGAGCGTCTGCGGACCGCGCTCCTGGCGGGCCATCTCGGCTCCTGGGAGCTCGACCTTTCGACTTGGACCCTGGTGGCCACGAGCACCTGCAAGGCCATTTTTGGATATGGCCTGGAGGAAGCCTTCTGTTATGACGACCTCCTCCGCAGCGTCCACCCCGGCGACCGCGAGCGGATGCAGGCGGCGGTAGAGCGCAGCGTCTCCGGGGGCGAGGATTACGCGATCGAATACCGCGTCCTGTGGCGCAACGGTTCGGTGCACTGGACCGCGATCAACGGTCGCCTGGTGCGGGACCGAAGCGGGCGGAAGATCCGGCTTGTCGGCGTTTCCGCCGACATCACCGCCCGCAAGGAGGCTGAAGCCGATCTGCAGCGCCTGAACGAAACGTTGGAAGCCCGCGTCGCGGAGCGCACGGCCGAGCTCGAGGCCGCGCACCGGATCGTGATGGCCGAGGTGGAGCAGCGCGAGCGCACCGAAACGCTTCTGCGCCAGTCGCAAAAGATGGAGGCGATCGGCCAGCTGACGGGCGGCGTCGCGCACGACTTCAACAACCTGTTGATGGCGGTGCTCGGCAATCTCGATCTCTTGCGCAAGCACATTCCCGACGACCCGCGCACGGCTCGCCTGATCGACGGCGCCTTGAAAGGCGCGCAACGCGGCGCGGCGCTGACCCAGCGTCTTCTCGCCTTCGCGCGCCGCCAGGATCTCGTGGTGGAAGCGCGCGACCTTGCCGATCTCGTGCGGGGCATGACGGATCTTCTTGAGCGCTCGCTCGGCGGCAATATCGAGCTGACGCTGGAACTCGACGACGCGCCGTCCACCGCGCTGGTCGATGCCAACCAGCTGGAACTCGCCATTCTCAATCTGGCCGTCAACGCGCGCGACGCCATGCCCAACGGCGGCGAATTGCGCATCCGCATCGATCGCGGCCAGGGCGAGGGCGAACTCAGTGCCGGCGACTATGTGCGCCTGTCGGTCAGCGACACCGGGCAGGGCATGAGCGCCGAAACGCTGAAGAAGGCGACGGAGCCGTTCTTCTCGACCAAGGGCGTGGGCAAGGGCACGGGCCTCGGCCTGTCGATGATTCACGGCCTCGCGGTTCAGCTGAACGGCGCCCTGCGGCTGACCAGCCATCCGGGGGAGGGAACGCGGGCCGAGCTTTGGCTGCCTGCGGCCGATGCCCTGCCTGCGGTCCGAGCCGAAGCACCGAGGGTCGAACCGAAAGCGGAGCGCGCGCCGGTGCGAGCCCGCATCTTGGCGGTAGACGACGATCCGCTGATCGCCATGAGCACGACCGACATGCTGGAAGATCTCGGGCATGAGGTGGTCGAGGCCCAGTCCGGAGCGCAGGCGCTACAGCTTCTGGGCCAGGGGTCCCCCTTCGATCTGATGATCACCGACTTTTCCATGCCGCGCATGAACGGGGCGGAACTCGCCGAAGCCGCTCTGGCGCTACGCCCAGGTCTGCCGATCCTTCTCGCGACGGGCTATGCCGAGCTGCCCGCCGGCGAGCGGCTCGGGCTGCCCCGCCTCGGCAAGCCCTATAGCCAGTCGCAGCTTGCCGACGAAATTCAAAAGCTTCTGGCGCGCTGACCCGCTGGTCGCTTCAAGGTATAACGCGACCCTGCAGCGAAGCGGCGAGGCGTGCCTGGCCGCTCAGCCGGCCCCGCCATCCGCGTCGCCGGTCTCCTTCTCGTCCGGCAGGCTGCCGGCGCCGGGCGTCGCATCGGGATTGGTGAGTTCTGGCTTGGCGTGAGGACCGGCGGACGGCGTCTTCTCCTTGGGCTCCTGCTCGTCGCGCGGCGGGGTGGACGGATGATCTGACATGGGTTCGCTTCCCTCGTGCGAAAGGCACGGATCTTCAACGATCCCGGCGCCCATCCGATCCGAGCGCGCCGTTCGTGGCTCGACTGCCGGGCCACGCCCTTCCCGTCGGAAGCAACACGAGCCTCGTCTTCACCTCCTTGCCTGTTGGCGGGCGGCGCGGAGGCGTGATAGCGAAGCGAGGGCTCGTTCGGGCCGGAACGGGCGGACCCGAAGACCGGCGGCCTCGCCGCGACCAAGAGGCGG
This region of Aureimonas sp. AU20 genomic DNA includes:
- the repA gene encoding plasmid partitioning protein RepA; this translates as MPKRGQAVSKPKSRSLEFKPADEQIAADARLLSSQLQAMRQRLFPPTSSKTLRPFTSGEAARLIGVSDSYLRQLSISGEGPQPEVGPSGRRSYTLGDINALRRHLASQHEAGSPKARQYLKWRRPESDEHLQIIAVTNFKGGSGKTTTSAHLAQYLALQGYRTLAVDLDPQASFSALLGYQPELDLTGNDTLYGAIRYDEERVSLESIIRPTYFDGLDLVPGNLELQEFEHATPRQLAEAQREGRAGERLFFARVQDALREVESKYDIVVIDCPPQLGFLTLGALCAATSVLVTVHPQMLDVASMSQFLFMTSDLLQVVREAGGNLNFDFLRYLVTRYEPHDGPQAQIAGFLRAQFGSRVLTNPMLKSTALSDAGLTKQTLYEVARENFSRSTYDRAMESLTAVNSEVEALILESWGRV
- the repB gene encoding plasmid partitioning protein RepB — its product is MSRRRDELKALLGGAPPAEAETPAEAEAASAARPRAHASSGAVKAMGLALGNLRAEAEDARALREQVARGERVVEIDPNRIEPAFVADRLSQPDRSDEAFDALCRSIEEGGQEVPVLLRPHPDAERSQAGWYQTAYGHRRVAAARALGIKVRAVVRPLSDVELVVAQGKENSERRDLSFIERALFAEALLQRGFERATVQSALSLHKAEMTRLLQVAEAVPDAIARAIGPAPRAGRTRWMLLAEQLRTAGARDKAEREIATERFAKATSDERFVLMLERLTRRAKTVSRTAEALSEPSGRVVASFKPDGKRSVIEFKGEGAFAAFVASEIPALYAAFKAREGED
- the repC gene encoding plasmid replication protein RepC, with amino-acid sequence MFEIQWNSPFGARPISAALIRREDGVRRAQARLRAEKPDADEDAGADGPDKWVLLRALTEARAHFRLSDRTLSVLEALLSCHGQKRIDPSRPQIVFPSNRELSLRTRGMADATLRRHLASLIETGLLLRRDSPNGKRYRRRDLEEGDEAFGFDLSPFALCATEIFARAEEARAEARKLRRLRTEIAICRRDIRKILDAALIEERAGNWGALEQAWQELSRPLSRSATASELEQMSAHAIELRAKSETLYLSVLSEQEMSGNDAHGERHYQDSNADSHTEIAQEEKNEEKSEVEQPMRHDADAAPVGQGGEALRRLAEREAPDVGTVMTICPTLADYSRTPIRSRRDFEVTADLVRGFLGISSDAYRAAQAAMGPYEAAITIAALLERADRVRSPGGYLRALTAKAGTKRFRVGPMLEALRNQSLRS
- a CDS encoding ATPase domain-containing protein, which encodes MSAEDKQVMARTGVPGLDDILSGGLSKGHVFLLEGSPGTGKTTIALRFLLAGGEDGDKGLYITLSETERELRESAASHGWTIGESVEVFELVPPEVALDSDREQSLLYSSDLELGEATRTIFEAFERVRPARVVLDSLSEIRLLAQSSLRYRRQILSLKHYFAQQGATVLLLDDLTSESMDKTVHSVAHGVIKLEELAPAYGAERRRLRVMKYRGRAFRGGYHDFTIRNGGVSVFPRLVAAEHRTGFTRTRMTSDIAELDALLGGGIEQGSSTLILGPAGTGKSTFTFQFISAAIARGEKAAMFIFDEELGLLFDRTKAMGFDFQAMQKEGLLHIEQVDAAELSPGEFAHRVRQRVDEGGMKTVLIDSLNGYQASMPEENALVLHIHELLQYLNRRGATTFLTVAQHGLVGDMKAPVDITYLADTVILLRYFEALGTVRRAVSVIKKRAGFHEDTIREYRIAENGLTLGQPIRGFQGVLRGVPTLIEQANAGVANTTTD
- a CDS encoding hybrid sensor histidine kinase/response regulator, producing MRETNVLVLAPRGRDAEVAAALLSECGLAPLVCPDFETLTRRIDDDACFAVVTEEALRLSDLSDLTERLSAQAPWSDFQFIVLTQRGGGPERNPAAARLSERLRNVSFLERPFHPTSFVSLATTAARGRHRQFEARARMEELHEGEERLRTALLAGHLGSWELDLSTWTLVATSTCKAIFGYGLEEAFCYDDLLRSVHPGDRERMQAAVERSVSGGEDYAIEYRVLWRNGSVHWTAINGRLVRDRSGRKIRLVGVSADITARKEAEADLQRLNETLEARVAERTAELEAAHRIVMAEVEQRERTETLLRQSQKMEAIGQLTGGVAHDFNNLLMAVLGNLDLLRKHIPDDPRTARLIDGALKGAQRGAALTQRLLAFARRQDLVVEARDLADLVRGMTDLLERSLGGNIELTLELDDAPSTALVDANQLELAILNLAVNARDAMPNGGELRIRIDRGQGEGELSAGDYVRLSVSDTGQGMSAETLKKATEPFFSTKGVGKGTGLGLSMIHGLAVQLNGALRLTSHPGEGTRAELWLPAADALPAVRAEAPRVEPKAERAPVRARILAVDDDPLIAMSTTDMLEDLGHEVVEAQSGAQALQLLGQGSPFDLMITDFSMPRMNGAELAEAALALRPGLPILLATGYAELPAGERLGLPRLGKPYSQSQLADEIQKLLAR